Proteins from a genomic interval of Poecile atricapillus isolate bPoeAtr1 chromosome 1, bPoeAtr1.hap1, whole genome shotgun sequence:
- the BDKRB2 gene encoding B2 bradykinin receptor, protein MVSITTENVTQLYSMTTQELTVSPEYFHNNSGVNQTDQYECVNADVWKWLLDFQPGFLWFIFILGSIENSFVLTVLCFHKSSCTVAEIYLANMAFADLLLVCILPFWAINISNHFQWPFGLFLCKSINIMSHMNLYSSIYFLTLVSIDRYLALVKTMSLGRMRRTVCAKWNCFIIWTCALFMCSPTMVFRNLHYFEELNITACALLYPASYWEPTNNSLLNIVGFVIPLCVITYCTVQIIKALRSSELRKMKVVQTERRATMLILAVLLVFIICWLPFQITTFMDTIRYFSPTLKCLAEVNDILTQIATYCSFSNSCLNPVLYVIIGKNFQKKAVEFYKGLFTRRCRKLQSVQMENSLETLRTSISSEYPRKKSVLPLPQ, encoded by the coding sequence ATGGTTTCCATCACAACTGAAAATGTTACTCAGCTGTACAGCATGACCACTCAGGAGCTCACAGTCAGTCCAGAATATTTCCACAATAATTCAGGAGTGAATCAGACAGATCAGTATGAATGTGTTAATGCAGATGTATGGAAATGGCTACTGGATTTTCAGCCTGGATTTCTCtggtttatatttattttgggATCAATAGAAAATTCCTTTGTACTCACCGTTCTGTGTTTCCACAAGAGTAGTTGCACAGTGGCAGAAATTTACCTAGCAAACatggcatttgctgacctaTTGTTGGTCTGTATTTTACCTTTCTGGGCCATTAATATTTCTAACCATTTTCAGTGGCCTTTTGGCCTGTTTCTCTGTAAATCCATCAACATTATGAGTCACATGAACTTATATTCTAGCATTTATTTCCTGACACTAGTGAGCATTGACCGCTACCTGGCCTTGGTGAAAACCATGTCTCTTGGGCGGATGAGACGAACTGTCTGTGCCAAATGGAATTGTTTTATAATTTGGACATGTGCACTGTTCATGTGTTCACCTACAATGGTGTTTCgaaatttgcattattttgaAGAGCTCAACATCACAGCCTGTGCTCTTCTTTACCCAGCCAGTTACTGGGAGCCCACCAACAACTCCTTGCTGAATATTGTGGGGTTTGTGATCCCACTCTGTGTAATTACCTATTGCACTGTGCAAATCATCAAAGCCCTACGAAGCAGTGAGCTACGAAAAATGAAGGTAGTCCAGACAGAGAGGAGAGCCACCATGCTGATCCTTGCTGTTCTTCTGGTGTTCATCATTTGCTGGCTTCCGTTCCAGATCACCACATTCATGGACACAATCCGTTACTTCTCACCCACTCTCAAATGCCTGGCAGAGGTCAATGACATACTGACCCAGATAGCCACATACTGTTCCTTTAGCAACAGCTGCCTGAATCCAGTCTTGTATGTGATTATTGGGAAAAACTTCCAGAAGAAGGCTGTGGAATTCTACAAGGGCTTGTTCACAAGGAGGTGCAGAAAATTACAGTCTGTGCAAatggaaaactccctggaaacTTTAAGAACTTCCATTTCAAGTGAATACCCAAGGAAAAAGTCTGTTTTGCCATTACCCCAATAG
- the BDKRB1 gene encoding B1 bradykinin receptor, whose translation MTETPLLSIPSSNQSENQSNSTACPDLNDWWDIVFYIVPKYLNTVCVIGMLGNVFVLLIYSLHKGPLKTAEIYLMNLAIADLIFLMCLPFWAENTNNRFNWPFGIFLCRSVSTSIVLNMYTSIYLLVAVSTDRYLTFVHTLNHREIWSKTMTKGICLLIWFFCILLSVPNFMYRTVKEFSLWNISACYLEFPNSSWITAERLVFNVVGFLLPSTAIIFLNFSTIRSLKKTARERRALRAKGCMGQKGMRATRLITTVVLMFLFCWTPYHFFVFLDLLYNTEVIKGCFWGELINFGQQFSYMLATTNSCINPVIYVFVGKYFRQKALEVFSQFIPCGFPSRWVSFKEMSSNFSMVTVKNDST comes from the coding sequence atgactGAAACTCCTCTACTGAGTATTCCGTCCTCAAACCAGAGTGAAAACCAGAGCAACTCAACTGCTTGCCCAGACTTAAATGACTGGTGGGACATTGTATTCTATATAGTACCCAAGTACCTCAACACTGTCTGTGTTATTGGTATGCTTGGAAATGTGTTTGTTCTCCTCATTTATTCACTGCACAAGGGCCCCCTGAAGACAGCTGAAATCTATCTTATGAATCTGGCTATTGCTGATCTTATCTTCCTCATGTGCCTGCCATTCTGGGCAGAGAACACCAATAATAGGTTTAACTGGCCGTTTGGCATCTTCCTGTGCCGCAGCGTCAGCACCTCCATCGTCCTGAACATGTACACCAGCATCTACCTGCTCGTGGCCGTCAGCACGGATCGCTACCTGACTTTTGTCCATACCTTGAACCACAGAGAGATATGGAGCAAAACTATGACCAAAGGGATCTGCTTGCTCATCTGGTTCTTTTGCATTCTTCTCAGTGTCCCAAATTTCATGTACCGGACTGTGAAAGAGTTTTCCCTGTGGAATATCTCAGCGTGCTATTTGGAGTTCCCCAACTCGTCATGGATAACAGCTGAACGCCTGGTATTTAACGTGGTGGGGTTTCTGCTGCCATCCACAGCAATCATCTTCCTCAATTTCTCCACCATTAGATCCCTAAAGAAAACAGCAAGAGAACGAAGAGCACTCAGAGCAAAGGGTTGCATGGGGCAGAAAGGCATGAGGGCAACGAGGCTGATCACCACTGTGGTACTGATGTTTCTTTTCTGCTGGACTCCTTACCATTTTTTTGTATTCCTTGATCTATTATACAATACAGAAGTGATCAAAGGCTGCTTCTGGGGGGAACTGATCAACTTTGGGCAGCAGTTTTCTTATATGTTGGCTACCACCAACAGCTGCATTAACCCTGTGATTTATGTCTTTGTTGGGAAATACTTCAGGCAAAAGGCTTTAGAAGTTTTTTCACAGTTTATTCCCTGTGGATTTCCTTCGAGATGGGTATCTTTCAAAGAAATGTCTTCAAATTTCAGCATGGTTACAGTCAAGAATGATTCAACATAA